Genomic DNA from Streptomyces diastaticus subsp. diastaticus:
GAGCCGAAGACGTCGGAGACCGATTCGTTGAGCGCGCCGGGCTGGTCGCGGTAGGCGAGGTTGGCGGTGTACTGCGTGACGCCGTGGGTCAGCTCGTGGCCGATGACGTCGACGGGGAGGGTGAAGTCGAGGAAGACCTCGCCGTCACCGTCGCCGAAGACCATCTGCTCGCCGTCCCAGAAGGCGTTGGCGTACTCCTTGCCGTAGTGGACCGTGGCGTTGAGCGGCAGGCCGCGGCCGTCGATGGAGTCGCGGCCGAAGCTCTTGAGGAAGAGTTCGAAGGTGGCGCCGAGCCCGGCGTAGGCGCGGTTGACCGTGGCGTCGCCGCCGGGGTCCGAACCCTCGGCACGGACCTTGGTGCCGGGCAGCTCTTCGCGGTTCTCCGCGTCGTAGATGGTGCGCTGCGGGGTCGCCTCCGCCCCCTCGGCGCCGCGGGTGGCGGCCGGGACCGCCGCACGGGTCGCGGCGACGGCGGAGAGGCGGCGGGTGCGCTCACGGGCGTCCCGCTCCAGGGTGCGGCGGGCGGGGACGGCGAGGACCGGGTCGTCCAGACCGCTGAGGTGGTCCAGCACGTGCGGCGGCACGATCGTGCAGAACACGGGGTGCGGGGCGGGGCGGATCAGGGGGGAGTCGGCGGCGGTGCGGGCGGTCGGTGTGCGCGTGGGGCGCTGATTGTCGGTCATGAGACTGGCTTGCTCTCTGTGACCGGACTGAAACACTCCGTGGAGGAGATTAGCGAAATAGAGGGACTCGTCACCTCTGGGGCGTTACCGCACTCCGGTCCCGCATACTGATACACGTCAGCGCAACAGGGGTGGCTCGGTTAGGCTGCGGAGCATCATGCGTTTCGGGCTGCTTCTCCTTAGCCGCCGCGGTGAGGGCCTGTAGTCGAGGTCGACCCCCTCCCCGCGGAGTTCGGTGTTGCGGTGAATCCGCCGCCCGTCGGCCGTCTCCAGTGGACCACTGAGGAGCCCCGCGCATCATGTCGAACCCCGTCGACACCCCCCGTACCGCCGCCGCCGACCAGCCGGTGAGCCGTCGGACCCCCCTGACCCGGGACAGCGTCACCCAGCGCCCCTCCGGAATGCCGACCGGCCGGTACCGCGGCTACGACGCCGTGGACCTGGCCGACCGGACCTGGCCCGAGAACCGCGTCACCAAGGCCCCCCGCTGGCTCTCCACCGACCTGCGCGACGGCAACCAGGCGCTGATCGATCCCATGTCGCCCGCCCGCAAGCGTGAGATGTTCGACCTGCTGGTGCGGATGGGCTACAAGGAGATCGAGGTCGGCTTCCCCTCCTCCGGTGAGACGGACCACGCCTTCGTCCGCTCCATCATCGAAGAGGGCGCCATCCCCGAGGACGTGACCATCTCCGTCCTGACCCAGGCCCGCGAGGACCTGATCGAGCGCACCGTGGAATCCCTGAAGGGCGCCCACCGCGCCACCGTCCACCTGTACAACGCCACCGCGCCCACCTTCCGCCGGGTCGTCTTCCGCGGCTCGCGCGAGGACGTCAAGCAGATCGCCGTCGACGGCACCCGGCTGGTCATGGAGTACGCCGAGAAGCTGCTGGACGCCCGGACCGCCTTCGGCTACCAGTACAGCCCGGAGATCTTCACCGACACCGAGCTGGACTTCGCGCTGGAGGTCTGCGAGGCGGTGATGGACGTCTGGCAGCCCGAGGAGGGCCGCGAGATCATCCTCAACCTGCCCGCCACCGTGGAGCGCTCCACCCCCTCCACCCACGCCGACCGCTTCGAGTGGATGTCGCGGAACCTGTCCCGCCGCGAGTTCGTCTGCCTCTCCACCCACCCGCACAACGACCGGGGCACCGCCGTCGCCGCCGCCGAACTGGCCGTGATGGCCGGCGCCGACCGCGTCGAGGGCTGCCTCTTCGGCCAGGGCGAGCGCACCGGCAACGTCGACCTGGTCACCCTGGGCATGAACCTCTTCTCCCAGGGCGTCGACCCGATGATCGACTTCTCGCAGATCGACGAGGTCCGCAGGACCGCCGAGTACTGCAACCAGATGGAGGTCCACCCGCGCCACCCCTACGTGGGAGACCTCGTCTACACCGCCTTCTCCGGCTCCCACCAGGACGCCATCAAGAAGGGCTTCGACGCCATGGAGGCCGACGCGGCGGCCCAGGGCAGGACCGTCGACGACATCGAGTGGGCCGTCCCCTACCTGCCCATCGACCCCAAGGACGTCGGCCGCTCCTACGAGGCCGTCATCCGGGTCAACTCGCAGTCCGGCAAGGGCGGCGTCGCCTACGTCCTGAAGAACGACCACCACCTCGACCTGCCGCGCCGTATGCAGATCGAGTTCTCGCGGCTGATCCAGGCCAAGACCGACGCCGACGGCGGCGAGGTCACCCCGGCCGCGATCTGGGCCGCCTTCCAGGACGAG
This window encodes:
- a CDS encoding M4 family metallopeptidase yields the protein MTDNQRPTRTPTARTAADSPLIRPAPHPVFCTIVPPHVLDHLSGLDDPVLAVPARRTLERDARERTRRLSAVAATRAAVPAATRGAEGAEATPQRTIYDAENREELPGTKVRAEGSDPGGDATVNRAYAGLGATFELFLKSFGRDSIDGRGLPLNATVHYGKEYANAFWDGEQMVFGDGDGEVFLDFTLPVDVIGHELTHGVTQYTANLAYRDQPGALNESVSDVFGSLLKQYTLGQNAEDADWLIGADVLGPRVEGKALRSMKEPGTAYDDDVLGKDPQPGSMADYVETDQDNGGVHINSGIPNRAFYLVATALRGPAWERAGQIWYDVLTGGELSAQADFAAFAALTAKAAEERFGRGEEREAVLKAWSEVGVGAGS
- the leuA gene encoding 2-isopropylmalate synthase, encoding MSNPVDTPRTAAADQPVSRRTPLTRDSVTQRPSGMPTGRYRGYDAVDLADRTWPENRVTKAPRWLSTDLRDGNQALIDPMSPARKREMFDLLVRMGYKEIEVGFPSSGETDHAFVRSIIEEGAIPEDVTISVLTQAREDLIERTVESLKGAHRATVHLYNATAPTFRRVVFRGSREDVKQIAVDGTRLVMEYAEKLLDARTAFGYQYSPEIFTDTELDFALEVCEAVMDVWQPEEGREIILNLPATVERSTPSTHADRFEWMSRNLSRREFVCLSTHPHNDRGTAVAAAELAVMAGADRVEGCLFGQGERTGNVDLVTLGMNLFSQGVDPMIDFSQIDEVRRTAEYCNQMEVHPRHPYVGDLVYTAFSGSHQDAIKKGFDAMEADAAAQGRTVDDIEWAVPYLPIDPKDVGRSYEAVIRVNSQSGKGGVAYVLKNDHHLDLPRRMQIEFSRLIQAKTDADGGEVTPAAIWAAFQDEYLPNPDNPWGRIQIRAGQTTTDVEGVDRLTAEAVVDGEETVLSGSGNGPISAFFDALHTIGIDVRLLDYQEHTMSEGANAVAASYIECAIDDKVLWGIGIDANTTRASMKAVVSAVNRAAR